Below is a window of Clostridiales bacterium DNA.
CAAGCGGCTGCTGCAGCGCGCGAACGCTGAGTACCACATGGGCTGGTATTCCGAAGAGTTCGACCTGGACAAGAACTCCTCCGGTATGGCGACCGACCAGACCCAGACCGACTTCATCAACGGCCTGACCTATTCCTATGGCGGATACATCGGCACCAACATGGCGTGGCTGACCGCTTTCTATGAAAACAATCCCGATGCCGAACTCGCGCTGGCCAGCCCCTACGGCGGCGTTGAGGAAGGCGTCAACACCGGCTGCATCCGCGCGGACAACCCCTTCGGCATGATCGTCGGCTTCTCCAACCTGGCAACGGAAGACCAGCTGAAGGCTGCCTGGATGCTGATGGAGTGGATGATCCAGCCTGAAAACCTCTTCGTGCTGGAGAACGGCGTCGAAGGCAAGACCTACGAACTCGGCGAAGACGGCCTGCCCCGGATGCTGGAGTACACCGGCGAGGAAATGATGAACCACAACAACAACATCGACATGACCTGCCTCGTGCATGCTTCCAAGAAGGTCGGCACGATCGAGCAGACCATCGCCCAGATGAGCCCCGTGGGCCTGCCCCAGGATTTCACCCAGGCGCTGATCGACAACTACTACCAGCTGAAGGAAATCGCGGATTCCGGCAAGGCCTACTCTGACCCGGTGTTCGCGGTGGCCATCGAGAGCGAGAGCGAATACTCCGCCACCCTGCTGAGCCTGTACCAGGAATACTACGCAAAGCTCGTGAAGTGTGATCCGGCTGAATTCGACGGCCTGTTCGACCAGTTCAGCCAGGAATTCCTGGATGCCGGTTACCAGGAGATCATGGACGAGCGCCTGGCGGCGTTTGAAGCCGGCCAGACCACCCGCCTGCCCGCCAACGCGAAGTAATTCGGAAGGCTTCAGGTAAAACCCCGGGGGCCGGACATCCGGTCCGGCCCCCTTTTTTCCCGGGAAAGAGAGAGGATGTGTGTGTATGAAAGCTGAGAGGCGCGGGGATTTCACCCTTCCGGGCGAAGCAGGCTATGAGAAGCTGACCCTGGAACTTGCGGAAAAATGGGGCGCCGACGTCATCCGCGACAGCGACGGCACCAAGCTCTCTCCCGAAATTACGGCAGCCGGCTACCGGATCTACTCCACGATCTGCATCATCCGCGAGCACAACGGGTTTGCGGAGGCCCATCCCGACGCGCAGCAGCAGACGTTCCTCTGCTCCGACGCGGAGGTGGCGGAAGGGGATACCGTGCGGATTGAGCCGCTGAAGGGCTATTTTGAGGAACAGTTCACCATCAACGACAGTGCGGACGCCATGGAATACTGGCAGGTCTATGACCGGACGGCGGACTGCCCGGTGCCGCGGGAGAAGTGGCAGTGGGACGGAAAAGCCGTGACGGTGACAGGCTGCGCGAAATGGCACCGTTACACGGTCTCCTTCCTGTGCTGGCGCATCTGGGAAGAGATCAACATGTACAACCACACCACGAACCACTGGACCAGCGAGCACCTGCGGCAGCTGGATCCGCGGCATCCGGAAGCCTGGGCCTTCCTGCAGGAATGGCTGGACACCTGGTGCCGGAACAATCCGCAGACGGACGTCGTGCGGCTGACGTCCCTGTTCTACAACTTTGTATGGATTTTCGGCAGCGATATGCGCCGGAGGACCCGGTTCTCCGACTGGGCCAGCTATGATTTTACGGTCAGCCCCGCCGCCCTGCGGGCATTCCGTGACGAATACGGATACGCGCTGACCGCGGAGGATTTCATCCAGAAAGGGCACCTGCAGGCCGCGCACCGGCCGCCGACGCCCGCGAAACGGGACTACATGGACTTTATCTCCCGCTTTGTGGCGGAAAAGGCCAAGGTGCTGGTGGATATCATCCACCGCTACGGCAAGAAAGCGTACGTCTTCTGTGACGACAGCTGGGTCGGCATGGAGCCGTACGGAAAGTATTTCCCGTCCGTCGGGTTTGACGGATTCATCAAATGCGTATTTTCCGGGTTTGAGTGCCGCTTCTGCGCGGGAACCGACGTTCCGGTGCACGAGCTGCGCTTCCACCCGTATTTATTCCCGGTGGGCCTCGGCGGACTGCCCACCTTCTCGGAAGGCGGAAAGCCGGAGCTGGACGCCCTCCGCTACTGGATGCATGTCCGCCGCGCACTGGTGCGCCAGTGCGTGGACCGGATCGGCTTCGGCGGATACCTGCACCTGACGCAGGGATTCCCGGCGTTTACCGAGACCGTAACCGAAATGGCCGATGAGTTCCGGACGATCAAGGCGCTGCACGCGCAGGGAGCGCCGGCGGTGCTGCCGGTCCGCGTGGCCGTGCTCCACGGATGGGGCGCGCTGCGGCCCTGGACGCTGTCCGGCCACTTCCACGAGACGGACGGCAACATCCTGATCCACCTGAACGAGGCGCTGTCCGGCCTGCCGGTGGACGTTCGGTTTATCTGCTTTGAGGATGTGAAGAACGGCGCGCTGCGCGACGCGGACGTGGTGATCAACGCGGGCCGCGCGGGCGACGTATGGAGTGGCGGGGACGCCTGGAAGGATCCGGAGCTGATATCTGAGCTGACCCGCTTCGTATATGAAGGCGGCGCACTGATCGGCGCCGGGGAACCCTCCGCGGTCCGCGGCGGGGAATACTGCCTGGCGCTGGCGCCGGTGCTGGGCGTTGATATTGACGACGGAACGTGGGCCTGCCACGGGGCCTGGGAGTTTGCGGAAGAGAAAGCGCCCTTCCCGGTGGCGGACGAAGCACTGGCCGTGAAACCCGGGGTACGGCTGACCGATCCGGAAACAAGCGTGTTCCGGGTGAAGGACGGCAGCCCGCAGCTGACGGTTCACCGCTTCGGCCGCGGCAAAGCCGCGTACCTGTCCGGGTTCACCTACAGCCCGGAGGCGGCGCGGATGCTGCTGGACCTGCTGCTATACCTGACCGGAACGGACGGGACGGCCGCGGCGATCTGCGGAAGCCCGGAGGCGGAAGCCGCCTGGTTCCCGGAAAGCAAAACGCTGGTCGTGATGAACAATGCGGAAACCGCCGTGCGGACGCGGGTTACCTGGCCCGGCGGCAGCACGGAAATGACCCTGAACCCGATGGAAACACGGATTACGGAGGGATGAAAGCATGGAGAGATTTGCCTGGAAGGGACGGATCAAACCGGGAATGCAGGCGGAATACAAACGCCGTCATGACGAGATCTGGCCGGAAATGCTGGCGCTGCTGAAGCAGGCGGGCATCCGGAACTACAGCATCTGGAGCGACGGATCGGAAGTGTTCGGCTACTACGAATGCGAACAGGGCGTTGCCTTCGCGGAGAAGACCCAGGCCGGAAGCCCGGTGGTGGACTGCTGGAACGATTACATGCAGGACGTGCTGGAGCTGGAAATGGACCCGGAAACCGGCGCCCAGCCGAAGCTCCGGCAGATGTTCCTGATGGAATAATCCGGTTTGACAAAAGCCGTTTGCGGCCGGTATAATGTTTGCACAGAAAAATACAAATGCATATCCGGCACACCAATCATAGAAAAAACGGGAGTTTTATTATGAAATACAGTGAAATCGCGGCGAAAGTTCTGGGAATGCTGCAGCGGGCGGACGGGAATGACCCGTCCCGCGGGCACCTGACGATGAACAACTGGGAGTGGCCGACCGGCGTGGCGCTGTACGGCATATACAAGACCTACCAGCAGGACGGAAATAAAGAAACGCTGGATTACCTGCTGGGCTGGTATGACGATTTCCTCTCCCGGGAAGAGAAGCCGCACCGCAACGTGAACACCGTTGCCCCGGTGCTGACGCTGACCTGCCTGTATGACGAGACAAAAAACGAAAAGTACCTGCCGGTGATCGAAAGCTGGATCGACTGGGTGATGAAGGAAATGCCCCGCACGGAGTACGGCGGGCTGCAGCACTGCACGGTGTGGAACAAGCATTACCAGCAGCTGTGGTGCGACACGCTGTTCATGGTGTGCCTGTTCCTGGCCAAGGCCGGCGTGGTGCTGGAGCGGCCGGAACTGATTGAGGAAGCGGAGTACCAGTTCCTGATCCACATCCGCTACCTGCAGAACAAGGTGAACGGCCTGTTCTACCACGGATGGACGTTCGACCGGCGGCACAATTTCGCAGAGGCCTTCTGGGCCCGCGGCAACGCCTGGTTCACGGCGGCCGCGATTGAACTGTACGATATCACGAAACGCGACAACGCCGCGATGCGGATGATCCGCTCCGCCTGGCTGGACCAGGTGCTGGCGCTGTGGAAATACCAGCGGGTGAACGGCCTGTACACGACGCTGATCAACGTGGAGGAAACCTACTGCGAGACCAGCGCCACCGCGGCCATCGCCTACGGCGTGCTGAAGGGAATCCGGCTGGGCTGGCTGCCCCAGGAACCCTACCAGGATATGGGCATGCTGAGCGCGGGCGCCGTGCTGGACCAGATTGACGAAACCGGCGCGGTGCAGGGCGTCTCCGGCGGAACCGGAATGGGACACAACCTGCAGCATTACAAGGACATCATCGTAACGCCGACGGCGTACGGCCAGGGACTCACGTTCCTGATGCTGACCGAACTGATGATCCGGGATACCAGACGGGATTGAGCGAAAGGGGGGAAACACACGTGAGCTCCAAAGCAGCTGAACGAAGAGCCGTGCACGGGACCGGGAAGCAATACTGGCGGCGCCTCGGCAGCGAAGTGAAGCGGGACAGGTGGCTGTACCTGCTGCTGCTTCCGGGTCTGATCTACTTTATCGTGTTCAAGTACCTGCCCATGTTCGGCATCGTCATCGCCTTCGAGAACTACGTGCCGTTCTCCGGCGTACTCGGAAGCCAGTGGGTGGGACTGAAATGGTTCCAGTATTTCTTCAAGTTCCCGGCATGGATCAACTACCTGAAGAATACGCTGGTCCTGAGCGTGATGAACCTGGTTTTCTACTTCCCGGCGCCGATTATCCTGGCGCTGCTGCTGAATGAAATGCGGAATGTGCACTACAAGAAGACACTGCAGACCATGCTGTACGTGCCGCACTTCATCTCCATCGTGATCGTGGTGTCGATCACCTTCGTGATGTTCGGCACCTCCGGCATCATCTACAAGCTGACCGAAAAGGTGCTGGGGCATACGATTCCCTACATGGGCAGCCCGGACACCTTCCGCTGGATGATCATCGGCCAGACGATCTGGAAGGAAACCGGGTGGGGCACCATCATCTTCCTGGCTGCCCTGACCAACGTGGATACCCAGCTGTACGAAGCCGCCATGGTGGACGGCGCAGGGCGGTTCCGCCGCCTGTGGCACATCACCCTGCCGGCCATCCGCTCTACAATCGTGCTGATGCTGATCCTGCGGATGGGCAGCATGCTGGATACCGGCTATGACCACCTGATCCTGATGGCCAACCCGCTGAACCGATCCGCCAGCCAGACACTGGACGTGTTCGTGTACCAGCAGGGTATCCAGCAGGGCCAGTTCAGCTACGCTTCAGCCATCGGCCTGATGAAGGCGGTCGTGAGCGTGACGCTGGTGGTTACCTCCAACAAGATCGCGCACCTGCTCGGCGAGCAGGGGCTGTACTGAGAAGGGAGGGACAAGCGCATGACAACGATACCTGCCTCCCAGAAAAAGATGAAGATCTCCACCGGCCCGGTCGGCCAGAACGCCACCTTCGGAAGCCGGCTCTTCGACATCGCGAACTACCTGATTGTAACCATCATCGCGCTGACGACGATCTTCCCGTTCATCTATATCATCGGCGCATCGTTCGCAACGGAGTATGAAATCGCCACCCGGCCGATGTTCATCATTCCCCAGAACGCGAGTACCGCTGCCTATGAGTACATCTTCTCCTCGAACAAGATCCTCCGCGGCTTCGGCAACTCCATCTTCATCACGGTCTGCGGTACGGCGATCAACCTGTTCTTCACCGTGACCATGGCGTACGCCCTGTCCAAGACGCGGCTGCGCGGCCGGAACTTCTTCCTGAACATGGTCATCATCTCGATGTTCTTCTCCGGCGGCATGATCCCGGGATACATCGTGGTGGCCAATATCCTGAACCTGAAGAACACCTACTGGTCCGTGCTGCTGCCCGGCGCGATCAGCGCGTACAACATGATGATCGTGAAGAACTTCTTCCAGGGCATCCCGCAGGAGCTGGAGGAATCCGCCTCCATGGACGGGTGTACGGACATGGGCGTCCTCTGGAAGATTGTGCTTCCGCTGTCCCTGCCGGTGCTGGCGACCTTCGGCCTGTTCTACGCGGTGGGCCACTGGAACGCCTACTTCGGCGCCATGATCTATATGAAGACCGCCAAGGAGAAGTGGCCGCTGCAGGTGCTGCTGCGTGAACTGATCATCCTGTCCAGCGGTACGGCCGGCGACATGAACAACCTGGATCCCGAGTTCGTCCAGCCGCCGGAACAGTCCGTGAAGATGGCGGTGATCGTGGTCTCCACCGTTCCGATCATGATGGTTTACCCCTTCCTGCAGAAGTACTTCGTGAAGGGCGTAATGGTCGGTGCTCTCAAAGGATAATATTCGATGACCCGCAGTGCGGGAAATCTCATCGAATATTATCTCAAGCGAAAGGAAGCAAGCTCCGCAGTGCGGAGTTGCGACCATTGAGCTTGCGTTGCGACCTAAGAGCATCGGATTTGGCAAACCAATTTAGGTTGTCATCAGCGATGAGAAGCGCTGTTGAACGATAAATAAATTACTTAAGGAGGCTTACCCATGAAGAAACTTCTCTCTGTGATCCTGGCTCTGCTCCTTGCCCTCGGCATGATGAGCTTTGCCGCCGCGGAAGAACCCTTCGAAATCACCGTAATGGTGCCCGAGTTCACGTATGACGCGGACTATGTGGAAGAAGGCAACCCCATCCTCGCGAAGATCGAGGAGCTGACCGGCGTGAAGCTGAAGATGCAGTTCATGGCCAATGAAGGCTATGGCGACACCATCAGCACCACCATGACCGAGAACAATCCCCCCATGGTGATGGCGGTGACGGATGCCCGCGCTCCCATCATTGTGGAATCCGCCCGTGCCGGCGCGTTCTGGGATCTGACTGATTTCGTGTCTGACGCGGAAAACTATCCCTACCTGGCTGCCGGTTCCCCCGCTGTTTACCAGAACATCGCGGTGGACGGCCGTGTGTACGGCATCTTCCGCGGCCGTGCCTTCCCGCGCGGCGGCGTCTACTATCGCTGCGACATCGCGAAGGAAGCCGGATTTGACCGCGAAGTCAAGACCATCGACGACCTGACCGAACTGGCTGAGAAGCTGGCGAAGTACAGCGATGACACCTATGCCCTGAATATGTGCTCCTACACCGCCGGCACGATCAACGTGATCACCGTCATGATGGGCGCTCCGAACGGCTGGGGCATCGACGAGAACGGCGACATCTATCCCGCCCACCTGTCCCCCGCTTACCTCGAAGGCCTGAACTGGCTGCGCCACCTGTATGAAATCGGCGGCATCGACCCCGACTTCTCCCAGATCCCGACCTCCGAGTGGGACAATATCGAGCGGACCGGCAAGGCGTTCATGCGGTTTGACTGCCTGGACAACGCACATCGTCAGCAGTGGTGGTTCGAAGACAACGCCGGTGTGACCGAACAGGTCTGGCAGTCCTGCGGACCGATCGCCAAGGCAGACGGCTCCATCACCACATGGCCGCAGAACAACGGCTTCGCCGGTGAGATCCTGATCAACAAGAAGAGCGTCTCCGAAGAAGACCTGCCCAAGGTTGTGAAGTTCCTCGACTGGTGCAACGGCCCCGAAGGCCAGACGATCCTGAATGCCGGTCTCGAAGGCGTGACCTTCGACATCAACGAAGACGGCCTCCGTTATGTGCCCGAAGACAAGTCTGAAGAATACGGAAAGAACAGCAAGGCTTACCTGCATGACTTCAACCAGCTGGGCATGGGCGTTCCCGGAAACCTGGAGAACCCGAAGGCTGTGCTGAGCCGCGGTTACACCAAGCTGCGTGACCGTTATGACGAACTGAACATCGAGCTGGCTCCCTACGCGGTGGCCAACCCCTGCTTCCCGTTCG
It encodes the following:
- a CDS encoding sugar ABC transporter permease encodes the protein MSSKAAERRAVHGTGKQYWRRLGSEVKRDRWLYLLLLPGLIYFIVFKYLPMFGIVIAFENYVPFSGVLGSQWVGLKWFQYFFKFPAWINYLKNTLVLSVMNLVFYFPAPIILALLLNEMRNVHYKKTLQTMLYVPHFISIVIVVSITFVMFGTSGIIYKLTEKVLGHTIPYMGSPDTFRWMIIGQTIWKETGWGTIIFLAALTNVDTQLYEAAMVDGAGRFRRLWHITLPAIRSTIVLMLILRMGSMLDTGYDHLILMANPLNRSASQTLDVFVYQQGIQQGQFSYASAIGLMKAVVSVTLVVTSNKIAHLLGEQGLY
- a CDS encoding extracellular solute-binding protein; translated protein: MKKLVSVLLTLCLLMSLVAVAAAEAPAGIEGWEPFAERVKITVPVYDRSKAGYPAVDDNYWTKWIQENFGDKYNIDVQYVAIPRGDVMMKYSTLIAAKETPTIMMEYDYPKVAQWANDGAMQVIDLEAFAKVAPTFYQAMVDNNQLGYTDINGKTYFVLTERPYYNTTFAFATFVRMDWLRKVGYDHVPANYTEYVDAINKMIEAGLTKNPVGAGIPTSAYITNFGFRDFPVSDEGEKEWAMHSSLGTPGFPWYPTKRLLQRANAEYHMGWYSEEFDLDKNSSGMATDQTQTDFINGLTYSYGGYIGTNMAWLTAFYENNPDAELALASPYGGVEEGVNTGCIRADNPFGMIVGFSNLATEDQLKAAWMLMEWMIQPENLFVLENGVEGKTYELGEDGLPRMLEYTGEEMMNHNNNIDMTCLVHASKKVGTIEQTIAQMSPVGLPQDFTQALIDNYYQLKEIADSGKAYSDPVFAVAIESESEYSATLLSLYQEYYAKLVKCDPAEFDGLFDQFSQEFLDAGYQEIMDERLAAFEAGQTTRLPANAK
- a CDS encoding extracellular solute-binding protein, whose product is MKKLLSVILALLLALGMMSFAAAEEPFEITVMVPEFTYDADYVEEGNPILAKIEELTGVKLKMQFMANEGYGDTISTTMTENNPPMVMAVTDARAPIIVESARAGAFWDLTDFVSDAENYPYLAAGSPAVYQNIAVDGRVYGIFRGRAFPRGGVYYRCDIAKEAGFDREVKTIDDLTELAEKLAKYSDDTYALNMCSYTAGTINVITVMMGAPNGWGIDENGDIYPAHLSPAYLEGLNWLRHLYEIGGIDPDFSQIPTSEWDNIERTGKAFMRFDCLDNAHRQQWWFEDNAGVTEQVWQSCGPIAKADGSITTWPQNNGFAGEILINKKSVSEEDLPKVVKFLDWCNGPEGQTILNAGLEGVTFDINEDGLRYVPEDKSEEYGKNSKAYLHDFNQLGMGVPGNLENPKAVLSRGYTKLRDRYDELNIELAPYAVANPCFPFVSETYQAFGTQLDPIISDAAVQYIAGLIDEAGLRAAWADWAAQGGDQVTAEYNEAYHASIQ
- a CDS encoding L-rhamnose mutarotase; protein product: MERFAWKGRIKPGMQAEYKRRHDEIWPEMLALLKQAGIRNYSIWSDGSEVFGYYECEQGVAFAEKTQAGSPVVDCWNDYMQDVLELEMDPETGAQPKLRQMFLME
- a CDS encoding glycoside hydrolase family 88 protein, translated to MKYSEIAAKVLGMLQRADGNDPSRGHLTMNNWEWPTGVALYGIYKTYQQDGNKETLDYLLGWYDDFLSREEKPHRNVNTVAPVLTLTCLYDETKNEKYLPVIESWIDWVMKEMPRTEYGGLQHCTVWNKHYQQLWCDTLFMVCLFLAKAGVVLERPELIEEAEYQFLIHIRYLQNKVNGLFYHGWTFDRRHNFAEAFWARGNAWFTAAAIELYDITKRDNAAMRMIRSAWLDQVLALWKYQRVNGLYTTLINVEETYCETSATAAIAYGVLKGIRLGWLPQEPYQDMGMLSAGAVLDQIDETGAVQGVSGGTGMGHNLQHYKDIIVTPTAYGQGLTFLMLTELMIRDTRRD
- the gnpA gene encoding 1,3-beta-galactosyl-N-acetylhexosamine phosphorylase; this translates as MKAERRGDFTLPGEAGYEKLTLELAEKWGADVIRDSDGTKLSPEITAAGYRIYSTICIIREHNGFAEAHPDAQQQTFLCSDAEVAEGDTVRIEPLKGYFEEQFTINDSADAMEYWQVYDRTADCPVPREKWQWDGKAVTVTGCAKWHRYTVSFLCWRIWEEINMYNHTTNHWTSEHLRQLDPRHPEAWAFLQEWLDTWCRNNPQTDVVRLTSLFYNFVWIFGSDMRRRTRFSDWASYDFTVSPAALRAFRDEYGYALTAEDFIQKGHLQAAHRPPTPAKRDYMDFISRFVAEKAKVLVDIIHRYGKKAYVFCDDSWVGMEPYGKYFPSVGFDGFIKCVFSGFECRFCAGTDVPVHELRFHPYLFPVGLGGLPTFSEGGKPELDALRYWMHVRRALVRQCVDRIGFGGYLHLTQGFPAFTETVTEMADEFRTIKALHAQGAPAVLPVRVAVLHGWGALRPWTLSGHFHETDGNILIHLNEALSGLPVDVRFICFEDVKNGALRDADVVINAGRAGDVWSGGDAWKDPELISELTRFVYEGGALIGAGEPSAVRGGEYCLALAPVLGVDIDDGTWACHGAWEFAEEKAPFPVADEALAVKPGVRLTDPETSVFRVKDGSPQLTVHRFGRGKAAYLSGFTYSPEAARMLLDLLLYLTGTDGTAAAICGSPEAEAAWFPESKTLVVMNNAETAVRTRVTWPGGSTEMTLNPMETRITEG
- a CDS encoding carbohydrate ABC transporter permease, translating into MKISTGPVGQNATFGSRLFDIANYLIVTIIALTTIFPFIYIIGASFATEYEIATRPMFIIPQNASTAAYEYIFSSNKILRGFGNSIFITVCGTAINLFFTVTMAYALSKTRLRGRNFFLNMVIISMFFSGGMIPGYIVVANILNLKNTYWSVLLPGAISAYNMMIVKNFFQGIPQELEESASMDGCTDMGVLWKIVLPLSLPVLATFGLFYAVGHWNAYFGAMIYMKTAKEKWPLQVLLRELIILSSGTAGDMNNLDPEFVQPPEQSVKMAVIVVSTVPIMMVYPFLQKYFVKGVMVGALKG